AGCACCCACTTCCCGGTTTTTCCATTCGTCGGTCAATTCGGCACGAACGGCTATACCACGCATTCTTTTCTCTATCCAGTCATCGGAATATCCCTTGGCCTTATAGAGCGCACGGGTCCTCTTTGTTCCCAGTTCAGGATCTTCGATCTCCTGCACCCGTTCATAGCCGACCTTTGCCAGCCAGCGTTTGAATGGCTCTGCCTTGGGGGAAGGAACGGATTGAATGATGCGGAAGAGGCCTTCGGTGTTGGCGCAAAGCATGTTCTGAGCCCCGCCGAACGTTTCGATGGGAAGGGTATGTACAATTTGTACCCACCCTTTGCCAAGTTCGGGGTCGCGCTGCTTCATGCGCTGGATGTACTGTTTTGGATCTCTGGAGTCGATCAGAGCCAATACAACATCTTCGACAACAAACCACCATTCATTGTTGTAAATCGTCTTCCTGATTCCTTTGCCTCTGAAAACCGCTATGTGAGATTCCAAATTACCCCCTTTTTATCGTTTGTTTTTACTTTTGCAATACGCAATTGAACTTTCGCGATTCCCATCTTAATTCCCCCTGCAGTTCAATGTCATGGTATCCCTCCGTATAAAAAAATACAATCATAAAATCGTTGTAACACAGATGGGTGACAACTGTATGTCAGTCTATATCCTGTTTGCGAAAAAAAAATAAAAAAAGTGGTCTTCCGGGAAGGCTATGGACGTAATATTCGGGCATTAAATAAACGTAACAGGGACGTCGTGATGCTTGATTGGTAACATAATGCAATTTTGAGTGTTGAATTTTGAATTTTGAGTTGAAAACATTATAAAAAATCCTAACTCTTTGAAATAAAAAATACAACCATATAAAAAAGATTATGGTGATGAAGCAACCGCTTTCAAGATTCATGGCTACCCGGGTTGTGATGGATCGAAAATCATGACCGGGGTCGGCACTCCGGGAGAGATTTTCCGCCACATTGTCGGAAACTACTGAAATCTCCGGAAAGTCAATGCAGAAGCTGTTTTACAAGATTTTACTTTTTCAGAGAAACTGGCTGGGGTCAAATCTTTATCCTTGACTTTGGCAAACAGCAATCTAACCAGCGAGCAGTGCGAGCTTGAGGGGGTGGCTCTGCCAGCTTTGCTGGTGGAGGGGGCGACCCCCTTACGGGGACAGGCGCAAGCCGCTGTAATAGAGGGTGGCTTATTTAAGGACGGATCTGCTTGTTGATATAAGGGGCGGAGACAATGTCACAATGAGATTAGGCGCTCCTGAAAACAGGATATTGTCCTGACGCCCCGGCAAAATAATCTCTACACCGGTATTTGGACTGGTGATCATGGTTCCGCCCGTTACATGATTTCATTTTGTCGATAATTTGTCAACTAATACCTGTAATTTTCTCAGAGATTGTATTTCTTTCGGAAAAACTCGTACGCTTCCATGATTGCTTTAGTTTTTCTCTCTGCCATTTCTTGAAATTCTATTCCCAGATGCTGCACCTTATCGGGGTGATATTTCGCGAGGAGCTCTTTATATTTCTTTTTGATGGTTGCCAGCCTGTCTTCGGCTGTGACCCCTAAAACCTGTCGATACTCCTCTTCTGTACTTGCATGTTCCCAGTTCTGGTACTGATAGCCGCCCCTTTCACTTCTTTGATACATCACTTCTTTGAGCATTTTTATTAAGTAACGAAAGATGAGGTAGCCCGCTACGATGAAAATGATGATTGTCACAAAACGCATCATTGACCTTTTCCCCAAACTGTTACGATATATACCCCCTGCTGTTAGACACTATCCTCACGTTATTATTATAATTTTTAGAAATATAAAATCAGAGCGGGCAAACTCTTCTCCGTCCAGTAAAATACTGCGATTTACAGCCTTTCCATCAAAAATAATGTCACTGCACCCGACCCGGAAGGTTTCCGGCTGTCTTTTTAAAAACTGTATGATCTCATCCGCTTTTACCATTATGCCTCTCTGGAGGAAAACCGGCCCCAGCTCATCAATAAGGAGGTTAAACAGCTTTACTCTGATGATCCCTTCCGTGTCGTCCCGGTATACATCGTCTTTTTCCTCATAGGTAATGGAACTCCTCAGAGTCGCATATACGCTGTCCCGTCTCAGGGTAGCCCCCGCAAGGCCTGGCATGGCAGAGGAAAGAGCCAGGGTTGACCCTTCTTTGATAACTGCCCTTTCGATATTGTCAACACAACTGCCATCGAGAAAAACGGTTGTGATTCTTTCGTTTACATACCGAGGATTCAGCCCAAGCCCTCCGGAAAGCAACGCGTTGATGCTTATGCCTGTACGGCATTTTACAAAGAATCCGCTTTGCAGGATCTCATAAAATCTATGCATCAATGAAGGTTGTATGCTTAAACAGAGATTTTTCATAGTATGAAGAAAAGAAAGAGGCCCCTTGCCGAACCTCTTTCTTGAGCTACATCGTTCTTTATTGGTTTACCAATCAAATACCGAATCGTGTTCCTCATCAGGAACATCGAATACAACATTGTGCGGAGGAAGAGGTTCTGTTCTGAAGAATCCCGGTAACCTGTCATGCTCTTTCGAGAAGCCTGCACGCATGTTGAAGTCCCTCTCCGTCTTCAGGACACTTTTACCTAACGCAACAACATCATCGGCCGTTAAGCTGAGTCCGTAGAAGGCGTTAAGCATATCGATTAAAGCCTGGAAAGTCTCAGGTTGATCCATAATTGCAAAGGCGATAAAGAGACACATGCCTGTAGAGTCAATGGCAGCGGTTGCAATCTGAAGGTTCCTGGAAAGCTCTATCTGTCCTTCGGCTTTCAACGGGTCAACATATCCTCCCACCTTCAGGATATTCGTTGCCGTTGCATAACCCGCGGTATGGTCTGCACCCATCGTGCTTGTAGCATACGTTACACCAAGCCCTTTCACTGCCCTGGGGTCATAGGCCGGCATTGCCTGACCTTTTACAACAGGCACCCTTTCAACGCCAAAAACCCTGCCTGTAATTGCTGCGCCGCTCCCGATAATACGTCCAAGAGGGGAGCCCTTGCCGACTTCCTTTAAAAGATTGATAGCCCCGTCGGCATCGCCGAACTTTAACAGACCACCGTCCATAGCCACCCCGATGGCTACCCCCACTTCTATCGTATCAAGTCCTGTATCGTCGTCAATAAAGTCCATCAGGGCTATTTTATCAAGATCATCAATTCCACAGTGTGCGCCATGGGCCCAGACTGTTTCATACTCCGGTTGTTTGGTTACATAATGCCCGTCTTTATCATTGTAAATTCCGGAACAACGTATGACACACCCGCTATGACACCCATGAGTAGCCAATCCACCGCGCTCTGTCTCTAATGCCGCCTCTGTCTCTCCACTTATCTTTGAAGCCTCCGCAAATGTTCCCTCTTTGAAGTTATAGGCAGGGTACCCACCTGCCTCGTTAAGAATGTTGGTAAGGACATTTGTGCCATACGCAGGCAGGGCTTCGCCTGTGACCCCGTGTTTCCGGAGCCCTTCAACAAAAATCTTGTTCGCTTCCCGAAATTTTTCAGGGTCTTTCGGCGGACGCATGTGCAAGCCTGCATCGTCGAGCACAATAACCTTAACACCTTTCGAGCCCATGACAGCGCCCACACCACCGCGCCCTGCATGACGGGTTGGCCTCAGCTCCATGTCAGTACATGCAATCGAGGCTGCACTCAGCTTCATTTCCCCGGCCTGGCCTATAGAGATGCAGGCAATCTTATCGCCATACTCATTTTTCATCTTTTCTACCACAGCATAATTACCGAGCATTTTCAGGCTATTATCGACAGAGATATTGATTCCATCCTTATTGATAAAAATCTTGTAGAGATCGTCGCCTTCTGGTTTCCCCTCCAGTACAATCGCTGCATACCCGAGTCTTGCAAGCACCTGCGACGGTTGTCCTCCTGCGTTGGCCTCCTTGATGCCGCCTGTCAGAGGACTTTTGCATCCAATGGAGATCCTCCCTGTCATGGCGCCCACCGTGCCGCTTAACATGCCCGGGGCAATAACAAGCTTATTCTCTGCACTTAATGGATGGCAAACAGGTAAAACTTCTTTTGAGATGAGAGCGGATGTAAATGCCCGTCCACCCAAACCTGCATATCCGCCGAGCGGGCCTTCAGAGATTCTTGGACCACCTTCGGCCCCCATATCTATCCTGACTATCTTGTCCATGGTTTCACCTCTCTGTAAAGATTTTGAATATTACATCATTTTGCAATTTTACACCATATACATCCTTTTGCAACAGAAAATACAGCGCTTCACCCTTTTCGTGTCAGACAGGCATCAATATTCTTCCGAATCCGGCTTGTAAGTGCGTGCCTGTTTCCTGGCAGATTGTATGTGCTTCAGTTGAAGGACCTTCTCCTTTGCCCTTTTCGAGCGTTTCCTTTTTTGTCTCCTTATCTTCTCGATCTGCTGCTGTTTCTCGCTCTCCTCACCGAGAACCATACTCTCGATCTTTTCTACTAATATACGGCGTGCTAAAAAACGGTTCAACGATTGTGATCGCTCCTGCTGGCATTTCACTTCAATGCCGGTAGGTAGATGCTTTAAGTACACGCATGTAGATGTCTTATTCACCTTTTGACCACCATGCCCCTGAGAACGGACAAATCGCTCAAGGATATCCGATTCTCTTATCCCCAATTGCTCCATCCTTCCCTGGAGTGCACCCACTTTTTCCGGACTGACAATATATTTCATAATTCCCCGCATAGAGCATAGCACATAGCGTTTTTTAATTCTTTTACGCCGTGTACTCTGTGTTGTCGTTGCCTACCGCTCACCGCTCACCGCTTAGCCCAGTTATAAACTTTAAAATTGCCTTATTCACTTCTTCCGGTTTTTCCAGCATTACCATGTGGCCGGCGTCTTTAATGAGAACAAGTTCTGACCCTTGTATGCTTTCATGGAGGTATCGGGAATATTTCGGCGGAGTGAGGACATCGTCTGTTCCGCAGATAATAAGGGTCGGAACATTGATCGAGCCTATGGTCTTCATAATGTTAAACCTGTCGCAGGCATAAAAATCATTATAAACCACTTCAGGCCTGCACTTCATCATTTCATCGAAGCAATCCTTTTTTAATGAGTCCGGCGCGTTTTTTGAAATGGCAAATTCTATAATACTGCGGAGCGTTTTTTCCTTGTCTTTCATGATCCCTTCAAGTATCTCAGGAAAAACCCTCAGCCTTGCCCCTGTACCCACAAGCATGATACCTTTTACAATATCAGGGAAAGATAACGCACAGGACATGGCTATAGCGCCACCCATGGAATGACCCACCATGTAGCACCTGTCAATACCTGATAATTTTAACGCCCTGTAAACACTATCTCTGTACTCATCTATTGCGTCGCACCCATCGCTATCTCCTGCTCTGCCGTGCCCGGGAAGGTCAATAAGCATAACCCCAACGGATGTTTTCAGATATTCCATCTGATAAAACCATGCCTTTGCACTCCCTCCGGCGCCGTGGATGAACAGAACATTTTCACCTGTCCCGTATCTCTCTAATTCAGTCTCCACACAAACCTCCAGAATTCTGTTGAAATGCGTAAATGATTAATTATATTATGACGACATGAGGTTTTTTACAATATTTCTGTGCCTGTTTTTTCTTTTCTCTTGCAATAAGGCCACCGAAGTAACGACAACAAAACAAAAACCGGCCGAAGAGCAGACCTCTGATACAAATTATAAGAAAGAAATAGATGAGATAAGGAAAAACCTGAAAAGCGAAGTGAAGATTAAGTTGAAAAAGGATGTAAAGGGCGGTTATGGCTGGGAAATAGCAGGTAAGGACGCCCAGGAAATACTCAAGACAAACGACACATTAAGAAAAAAACTCGATAATTAGGACTACGGGTTTAAAAATCCAGAATGATGAATTAATATATAAGAAAGACTGAAAAAACACGAGGTAATATAGTATGGCATATGAATACACCATAAAGATTTTTTCAATGGATGATCTTGAAAAGGAAAGCATTGTGGTAGACGCTGAAAAGAATATCGTGTATGCATGCAGACCCGCCGGAGAGTGTGAGATTCACGACGTGGGCATGGAACAACTTGAAAATCTCTCAAAATTGTTTAACAAAATGGGGGTCGAGGGATGGGAGTTGGTACAACTTTTTTTCCGACCCATGGGTATTGTAAGCTTCTGGAAACGACATTCGCCGCCAGCTTAGTAATTTACAAAACCTGTAATGATGATTATATTTAGAAGAATCCCGTAAGGGGCGTAAAAATACCGGAGGTAATGGAGGTAATAATGAGAGAAAAGGTTGAAGAGTCAATCGGAAAAATAAGGCCGTTTTTGCAGAGGGATGGCGGCGATATCGAGCTTATTGACATTGTTGATGGGGTAGTAAAGGTGAAACTTCATGGCGCCTGTGGGAGTTGCCCCATGAGTTTGATGACCCTCAAGATGGGCGTTGAGAAACAATTAAAGCAGGATATACCTGAAATTAAAGAAGTAGTTGCAGTTTAATTATTGACAAAAAGTCCCATTTTCAATAATATTGATAAAAAATAGGAGGTGGGTTTATGGCGAAGTGCGGCACATCAAAAAAAGACACAAAAAAGGCAACTGCAAAAACCACAGCAAAAAAGGACAAAAAGTCCAAATAGCGCGAGAGGGGATATAATCCCCTCTGCTCACACCTCAAGGCGTCTCACAGCAGCAACAATTTCTTACTTACACGGATAATAAAAATGTGTTAACAATCAACTATAATATTATGAAAATACATTAAGAAAGGATACATGTGATGGAACTCGACCATGCAGTGGAACTTCTCAGAGAATTTATACGAATCGATACGACAAACCCCCCGGGGCACGAGGAAAAGGCCATCCTTTTTCTTGAAGGCATTTTAAAAAAGGAAGGTATACAATCAGAGGTTTTTCAGCCTGTTGCAGAGAGGGCAAACATCCTTGCCAGAATAAAAGGAAAGAAAAAGGGTAAGCCCGTGGTTTTGCTCGGCCATGTGGATGTTGTACCTGCTAATGCAGATGACTGGGATGTAGACCCTTTCGGCGGCGAACTCAGGGATGGGTATATTTACGGGAGGGGAGCGGTAGATATGAAGGCGCAAACGATTTGCCAGCTCCTCGCCTTCATCCAACTCCACAGGGCCGGGGTAGTGCCTGAAAGGGATATGATTTTTCTTGCCACCTGTGATGAGGAGGTAGGGGGACAGAACGGCGTGGAATACATGCTGAATGAGGTTGAGGAACTGAAAAGCGCTTCATTTGTATTAAGCGAAGGCGGCTGCATTATTGAAGAAAACGGTCACCTTCACGCACAGGTTGCTGTAGTTGAAAAAAAGTTGAGCCAGTTTATGATAAAGGCGACCGGAATTGGCGGGCACGGGTCCATGCCTCATAAAGACAATGCAAATGAAAAGATTGTACGGGCATCGCAGGCAATACTGTCCTATGAGTGGCCGTTTAAGTCTACCAATATTGTAAACACCTACCTGAACGGTCTTCTGAAAGGGAAAAAGGTAAACGGGTTCACATTCAAGGGACTGAAAGAGTCTCTGAATGATAAAAGGTTTAAGGATTTTATCGAAAACAACCCCGTATATAACGCATTACTGCGGAATACCGTAACGCTTACCGTTCTCAAGGGCGGCGAAAAGGTTAACGTGATACCGAGTGAATCTTTTGCATACTTCGATGCAAGGCTTCTGCCAACAGAAAAACATGAACATTTTTTTAAAAAAATAAACTCCCTGGGGGGAAAGGACATACAGATCATAAGGATCGGAAGCGGAATAAGCGAGCCCGCACCTTCAGGATATAATACACCCTTTTTTAAAGGCATTAAAGGGGCAGTCAAAAAGACGAAAGGCACAATACCGGTACTCCCCTTCATTACAACAGGGGCAACGGACCTCCGTTATTTCAGAAACCTTGGCATTACCGCCTACGGATTTTTTCCTGCAACAATTGCAGTAGAAGATATCCTCAGAATGCATGGCAAAAACGAGAGGATTTCCATTGAAAGTCTTCAAGAGGGCTTGGATGGTACATATGAGATTGTGAAGTTTTTATCTACGGTAACCAGCCGTTAGCTTTTAATTACAGGCATGATAGTTTTTTTAAAGCATTACAGCATCTTAGCTAATCGCTAAAGACTTACAACTGATATGCTAAAATTCACTAAATTTCTTGACAATGGTTCTTTTTTCTGTAGAAAATAATAAGTGAATTTATTAACAAGCGATAAAAGAATGGTATGCGGAAATTCAAAAGAAGGAGGTGAAAGGCAGGCTTTTGTAGTTTAAAAACTTAAACCTAATGCCCATGGGGGAAACATGAAAGAGATAATGCAAGGAAACAGCGCAATTGTAAGAGGTGCCTGGGAAGCCGGCGTGAAAGTAGCCGCCGCATATCCCGGAACACCAAGCAGTGAAATCTTGAAGGATGTCGCAGATAATTATCCCGAGGTTTATGCAGAATGGGCTCCCAATGAAATGGTCGCTCTTCAGGTTGCAAGCGGGGCTGCCATAGCAGGCGCAAGATCCATGGCCGCCATGAAACACGTTGGAATGAACGTTGCTGCAGACGCATTGATGACCCTCGCATATACCGGGATCAAGGGTGGTCTGATGGTTGTCATCGCCGATGACCCATTTGTTCACAGCTCACAGAATGAACAGGACAGCCGGAACTGGGCCCGCTTCGCCAAGATTCCTTTATTGGAACCCGGTGATGCCCAGGAATGTTATGACTTTGCAAAAATTTCCTTTGATATCAGCGAAAAATTTGATACGCCTGTTATCTTAAGGACAGAGACAAGGGTTGCACACTCCGACTCCCTGGTAGAACCGGGAAAGAGAGTGGAGTCAAAGATACCGCTCGGACTCGATCCGAAAGAAGCGCCGAAATACGTTATGGTACCGGCACATGTGCGCGTGAGAAGAAAAATAATCGAAGAGAGAATGAGAAAACTTGAAGAGTATGCCGACACATTCAAGTACAATGTGATGGAGATAAACGACCCGAGCGTGGGCGTTATAACAAGCGGCGTATCCTACATGTACACAAAAGACGTTTTTCCTGAATGGTCCTATCTGAAGCTCGGCATGGTATGGCCGCTTCCCAAGAAAATGATCGCTGAGTTCTTTAAAAAGGTGAAAAAGGTCATTATCGTAGAAGAACTGGATCCATTTATTGAAACAGAAATAAAGGCAATGGGTTACAAGATATGGCATGGGAAAGACCTTATTCCTAACATGTATGAGCTCACCCCTGAGATTGTGGAAAAATGCCTCAAGGGAAAGAAATACAAAGAACCTAAGATAAAAGTAAAACCGGAAGATCTCCCGAGGAGACCGCCGAACCTCTGTGCCGGCTGTTCCCACAGGCCGCTCTTTTATGCATTGAAGAAACTCGGCGCCTTTGTGTTCGGAGATATCGGTTGTTACACACTTGCTGTTGCACCACCCCTTCAGGCGCTTCACACCTGCATCTGCATGGGCGCCGGTGGCGGCATGGCACACGGTGCAATGAAGGCCTTGGGAAAAGAAGGGCTCGGAAAGGTCGTAGCAGTGCTTGGCGATTCCACCTTTCTCCATTCCGGTATTGCCCCGCTGATGAATGCCGTATACAACAAAGGCAATTCAACAACGATCGTTCTCGATAACAGGATTACCGGCATGACAGGACACCAGGAACATGCGGGAACAGGCTTTACCGTACGTCAAGAGCCAACAAACATGGTTGACTACATGGAGATTGGCAAGGCGTTGGGCGTAAAAAGCATAAGATATCTCGACCCTTACAACATAAAGGAATGTATGGAGATCATCAAGGAAGAGATGAGCAAGAATGTGCCATCCCTTCTGCTCTGTAAGGACAGCCCATGCATGCTGCTCCGCAGGGCAAAACCGCTTGAAAAGTTTAAAAATCCGTTGTACATGATTAACACTGATAAGTGCAGGGGATGTAAGGTATGCCTCGAGATCAACTGTCCCGCCATTAGTTGGCGTGAAAGCGCAGGCCAGACAAAAGATGGTCACAAGAGGAAAGGAACTGTCTATATAAATCCGGATCAGTGCGTTGGCTGTGAGGTTTGTGTTCAGGTATGTAAATTCGAAGCCATTGTACCAGGCAAGAAGTGAGGAGGCAGGTATGAAAGATAACGGAAAAGTCACAAATATATTCCTTTCCGGAGTTGGCGGACAGGGTGCAATCCTTGCGAGCAACATCCTTGGTGAGGTGTTCATCAAGGCCGGGTACGATGTGAAAAAGGCAGAGGTCCACGGAATGGCACAGAGAGGCGGAGACGTTACCACACATTTCAGGTTCGGGAAGAAGGTTTATTCTCCCCTTATCAAATACGGTGATGTGGATTACCTTCTCTCTTTTGAGCTCCTTGAGGCAATCCGATACATCAATTGGGTTAAGCCTGAAGGCAAAATTGTTATCAACAAGTCGGAGATTTTTCCGCCTGCTGTAAATCTTGGGCAGATGGAATACCCGAAGGGTGTTGAGAAGACATTCAAAAAGTATTTCAAAGAAAACGTATGGATGGTAGACGGACAGGGCATCGCGAAAAAACTCGGGAACGCCCAGGCTGCAAATGTGGTGCTCGTTGGTGCATTTTCCAATTTCTTCCCGGAAGTGAAGGATGCGCAGTGGATTGAGGCAATCAAGGCCCTTCTCGCACCAAAGCTCCACGATCTGAACGTAAAAGCATTTCATGAAGGAAAAAAGGCCCTCTAAAGGGGGGCCTTTCCCCCTTTCCCTTGCTCTTGTTTTTGCCCTTTTAATTTTCCAAATTTTGTTCCTATACAGGACGGTGTACGCCATGGAAGTATTATCCCTTGATAACGGTCTTCAGTATATCTTTCAGCAACGGAAAGGTACGGGTGTTGTTGCCCTTCAGGTATGGGTTAAGGCGGGGAGCAAATACGAAGAACCGAAGATTGCCGGAATTACCCATTTTATTGAACATCTCATTTTTAAAGGAACCGAAAAGGTCAAAGCCAATGAGATGGCCTCACGCATAGAATCGCTGGGTGGCGTTATAAATGCCTATACCTCCTATGACAATACCGTATACCATATTGTGATACCCGCGAAGGCCTTTGAGGAAGGCTTTGAGCTACTTGTGGACGCAGTGAAGAACCCTGCCTTTCCTGAAGAGGAAGTTAATAAGGAAAAGAAGGTGGTGCTCGAAGAGATTAAGATGGGGGAGGACGATCCCCAGAGAAAGCTTTTTAAAGAATTGTTCTCGACAAGCTATGATGCACATCCTTACGGCAGGCCTATTATCGGTTACGAAGATACCGTAAAAAATATACAACGGGATGAGATACTGAATTACTTCAGAAAGTACTATACACCGGATAATATGGCAGTTGTCGTTGTCGGCGACTTCGATGCAAAGACCGCTGATGCATTAATAAAAAAACATTTTTCCGAGAAAAAAATACCATTGCATCTCACTTCTAAAAAGGAAGGTTTGGATAGCCCACCTCCGGCAAAAGAGGACAAAGGAGATTCTCAGAAGCAGGGTGAAGTGAAAGAAAAGATCATAGAGAAGAATGTCAGGGAAAGTTATCTCGCCATTGCATACCGAATACCATCTATGGTCCACGAAGATACACCCGCACTGGAAGTGCTTGGCACAATTCTG
The DNA window shown above is from Pseudomonadota bacterium and carries:
- a CDS encoding alpha/beta hydrolase, with amino-acid sequence METELERYGTGENVLFIHGAGGSAKAWFYQMEYLKTSVGVMLIDLPGHGRAGDSDGCDAIDEYRDSVYRALKLSGIDRCYMVGHSMGGAIAMSCALSFPDIVKGIMLVGTGARLRVFPEILEGIMKDKEKTLRSIIEFAISKNAPDSLKKDCFDEMMKCRPEVVYNDFYACDRFNIMKTIGSINVPTLIICGTDDVLTPPKYSRYLHESIQGSELVLIKDAGHMVMLEKPEEVNKAILKFITGLSGER
- a CDS encoding NifU family protein, with the protein product MREKVEESIGKIRPFLQRDGGDIELIDIVDGVVKVKLHGACGSCPMSLMTLKMGVEKQLKQDIPEIKEVVAV
- a CDS encoding Bro-N domain-containing protein yields the protein MESHIAVFRGKGIRKTIYNNEWWFVVEDVVLALIDSRDPKQYIQRMKQRDPELGKGWVQIVHTLPIETFGGAQNMLCANTEGLFRIIQSVPSPKAEPFKRWLAKVGYERVQEIEDPELGTKRTRALYKAKGYSDDWIEKRMRGIAVRAELTDEWKNREVGAEREYAILTAEISKATFGLTPSEYKDLKGLERENLRDHMTDLELIFSMLGEAATTEITRTQDAQGFDKNRTAARKGGRIAGDARQELEKETKKKVVTSENYLAITQKEKKRFPK
- a CDS encoding DnaJ domain-containing protein codes for the protein MMRFVTIIIFIVAGYLIFRYLIKMLKEVMYQRSERGGYQYQNWEHASTEEEYRQVLGVTAEDRLATIKKKYKELLAKYHPDKVQHLGIEFQEMAERKTKAIMEAYEFFRKKYNL
- a CDS encoding peptide chain release factor-like protein; its protein translation is MKYIVSPEKVGALQGRMEQLGIRESDILERFVRSQGHGGQKVNKTSTCVYLKHLPTGIEVKCQQERSQSLNRFLARRILVEKIESMVLGEESEKQQQIEKIRRQKRKRSKRAKEKVLQLKHIQSARKQARTYKPDSEEY
- a CDS encoding M20/M25/M40 family metallo-hydrolase — encoded protein: MELDHAVELLREFIRIDTTNPPGHEEKAILFLEGILKKEGIQSEVFQPVAERANILARIKGKKKGKPVVLLGHVDVVPANADDWDVDPFGGELRDGYIYGRGAVDMKAQTICQLLAFIQLHRAGVVPERDMIFLATCDEEVGGQNGVEYMLNEVEELKSASFVLSEGGCIIEENGHLHAQVAVVEKKLSQFMIKATGIGGHGSMPHKDNANEKIVRASQAILSYEWPFKSTNIVNTYLNGLLKGKKVNGFTFKGLKESLNDKRFKDFIENNPVYNALLRNTVTLTVLKGGEKVNVIPSESFAYFDARLLPTEKHEHFFKKINSLGGKDIQIIRIGSGISEPAPSGYNTPFFKGIKGAVKKTKGTIPVLPFITTGATDLRYFRNLGITAYGFFPATIAVEDILRMHGKNERISIESLQEGLDGTYEIVKFLSTVTSR
- a CDS encoding indolepyruvate oxidoreductase subunit beta, whose amino-acid sequence is MKDNGKVTNIFLSGVGGQGAILASNILGEVFIKAGYDVKKAEVHGMAQRGGDVTTHFRFGKKVYSPLIKYGDVDYLLSFELLEAIRYINWVKPEGKIVINKSEIFPPAVNLGQMEYPKGVEKTFKKYFKENVWMVDGQGIAKKLGNAQAANVVLVGAFSNFFPEVKDAQWIEAIKALLAPKLHDLNVKAFHEGKKAL
- a CDS encoding aldehyde ferredoxin oxidoreductase yields the protein MDKIVRIDMGAEGGPRISEGPLGGYAGLGGRAFTSALISKEVLPVCHPLSAENKLVIAPGMLSGTVGAMTGRISIGCKSPLTGGIKEANAGGQPSQVLARLGYAAIVLEGKPEGDDLYKIFINKDGINISVDNSLKMLGNYAVVEKMKNEYGDKIACISIGQAGEMKLSAASIACTDMELRPTRHAGRGGVGAVMGSKGVKVIVLDDAGLHMRPPKDPEKFREANKIFVEGLRKHGVTGEALPAYGTNVLTNILNEAGGYPAYNFKEGTFAEASKISGETEAALETERGGLATHGCHSGCVIRCSGIYNDKDGHYVTKQPEYETVWAHGAHCGIDDLDKIALMDFIDDDTGLDTIEVGVAIGVAMDGGLLKFGDADGAINLLKEVGKGSPLGRIIGSGAAITGRVFGVERVPVVKGQAMPAYDPRAVKGLGVTYATSTMGADHTAGYATATNILKVGGYVDPLKAEGQIELSRNLQIATAAIDSTGMCLFIAFAIMDQPETFQALIDMLNAFYGLSLTADDVVALGKSVLKTERDFNMRAGFSKEHDRLPGFFRTEPLPPHNVVFDVPDEEHDSVFDW
- the iorA gene encoding indolepyruvate ferredoxin oxidoreductase subunit alpha, which encodes MKEIMQGNSAIVRGAWEAGVKVAAAYPGTPSSEILKDVADNYPEVYAEWAPNEMVALQVASGAAIAGARSMAAMKHVGMNVAADALMTLAYTGIKGGLMVVIADDPFVHSSQNEQDSRNWARFAKIPLLEPGDAQECYDFAKISFDISEKFDTPVILRTETRVAHSDSLVEPGKRVESKIPLGLDPKEAPKYVMVPAHVRVRRKIIEERMRKLEEYADTFKYNVMEINDPSVGVITSGVSYMYTKDVFPEWSYLKLGMVWPLPKKMIAEFFKKVKKVIIVEELDPFIETEIKAMGYKIWHGKDLIPNMYELTPEIVEKCLKGKKYKEPKIKVKPEDLPRRPPNLCAGCSHRPLFYALKKLGAFVFGDIGCYTLAVAPPLQALHTCICMGAGGGMAHGAMKALGKEGLGKVVAVLGDSTFLHSGIAPLMNAVYNKGNSTTIVLDNRITGMTGHQEHAGTGFTVRQEPTNMVDYMEIGKALGVKSIRYLDPYNIKECMEIIKEEMSKNVPSLLLCKDSPCMLLRRAKPLEKFKNPLYMINTDKCRGCKVCLEINCPAISWRESAGQTKDGHKRKGTVYINPDQCVGCEVCVQVCKFEAIVPGKK